GCAGAGCTCCCATTGAACATCGAAGATCTCACTACTGACAAAGGTATGGCGATGCTCGATGCAACGTTTTTCTAAGCAAATAAGTCACCAGCAAGGCTATGGCGAGCCGATTATAGTGCAGGGCGTCCGGCAGGGAACAAACCGGAACCGTCGCGCCGCTTGCCTCCCCAGCTAATTTCCGTTATCGCGTGGGCATACGCCCGTAAACAAATCATTTGATAGTTACGCGACGGTCTCGCGTGAGCATCGATCTGGTAACTCAGCCATGATCACATTCCCCATCGAGGTCGATATGTATATAGCAATTATCAGTCACGATCCACTTCTGGTACTGGGCCTTAGTACATTGATCGAAAAAAACTTCCCCGTCTGCGAAATAATTAGGGAGACCAGCATACAAGAGACGCTTAAACAATGGGGCGAGAAGGATAGGTCACTAGCCACATTGACAGAATCACATTTATTGTTGATTGAGCAACCAAATTTAGAATCACTCATCGCGTATCAAACCGGCGGACAAACAGATGCAATACCAGCCACCATTGTTTTTGGCGTAGACAACCAGAAAACAATTGACCTTTGTCGAAGACATAACGTGAATGATTTTGTTTTTAAAAATGACCACGCCCGCCGTATGGTTGAAACCATACAGACTCTTATTTCCAATATACCTAGAGCAAGAAAATGCTTGCTGCAGAAACCAACACAGCCCTTTTCATACCTCACCGCCCGCCAGAAAGATTTGATCGATCTATTGCTACAGGGATATTCCAATAAAAAAATCGCTCATGCTCTCAATCTGAGCTACGGCACAGTCAAAAACTATATGTCCACCCTCATGCAAATGATGTCAGCCAGGTCACGTCTTGAAATGGCGATGAAATTGAGAGAAAACGGCTATCAAATTCGCGATGTTGTCATTACAAAAAGTGACTAAATTCACGTGTCCAATTTCATCTTACTTTTTACTTTATTTTAAATAAACTACGTTAGCGACATTAATTAAAAAATACTTCTTGAAATTAATATCCTACATGAAAATGTATTTAATTAATGAAGTTATTTAGATTGCATAAATTAAATTTACATCGATTAACAGCGCATCTATTCAATCCGATTGAGTCAATCTTTAGATAAAAATCAGGAGCTAAGAATGAAAAAATTTACACCTTTTCCAAATATTAAGAAATTATTTTCAATTTTTATAATGACATTGTGGGTAAGTCATTCTGCCATTGCAGCATCGCCTGAATCTTTCACTAAAATTTCTATTTCCAATGTATGGAGTGGTGCAATTATTGTGGTCTGGGCAACGGGAGGAAACAGTTGGTTATGGGGTTATACTCCCTATGACGCCCAATCATTCGGGCAAAACAATAATTGGAGTATTCAATATAATAATAATTCAACTTTTACTTTTAAAAATGTGCAGCAAAACACTTGTATGACAGCATATAGCACAAGTGGGCTTACTCATAATAGTTGTGAAGCTGGGGCCACAAATCAACAATTTCAACCTATCTTAACCGATAGTGGAGCCATCCAACTCAAAAGCGTCAGCTTGCAAAATAAATGCATTACAACCTTTGAATCTAGTGATTATAAATACGCATTTGGTCTGAATTTTACCAATTGTGCTTCTCAAGGAGAGGAAGCAGATAGTAAACAGCTTTGGGCATTAAATCCTGCGACATCCAAGGCTAAAGTATCTTCTCATGATGAGCAATAATGGAGAACAAAATGAGAACCAAAATATTACCAGCTCTCATAATTTTTTTAATCATCTACCTGCCAAATACCGCTTTTGCAGGCTTGGAAGATTATCGAACTGCCACTTGGAATTTACAAGGCGCATCTGCGGCAACAGAAAGCAAATGGAACGTAAATATTAGACAAATGGTCTCCGGAGATGGCGAAGTAGATGTTTTGGCAATACAAGAAGCCGGAGCTGTACCTAGCACTGCGGTACTAACGAATCGAGTTATACCTTCTCCACCGGGCACAACTATTCCAATACGAGAATATGAATGGAACTTGGGAACAAGAGGCCGCCCGAACATTCGCTACATATATTTCGCGGAAAATGATTTGGGTGCGCACAGGGTAAACACCGCAGTAGTTACTAGAAGGAGAGCAGATAATATAGTCGCACTCGCAAACCCATCACAACCTCAGGGAGGAAGGCCTTTGCTGGGTATTGGATTCAACAGAACACCAGTAGGCGGGCGGGATTATTTTTTCACACTTCATGCTTTCGCTACAGGCGGAGGTGATGCCGCTCCATCTATCAACGCAATTCACAACCACTTTACTCAACAAGACCCTCGTGACCAATGGCTCGTTATGGGAGATTACAACGTAGATCCTGACATACTGACAACACGAATTAATCGTTATCCTCTAGTTGTCCCAGATATCACCATAGTTAGACAGCCATCAGCTACTCACGCTGGCGGTCATAATCTTGATTATGCTGTGGCTGGTCAGAATCTTTCTGCAGGGAGCTTAGCAACATTGTTAGCGGCCGTTATGTTTGTCGCTCAATTACATGGGCAACTTGCATCAGACCATACTCCCGTGAGGTTCTCTAAGCGATAAATTCTATCAGCGGTTATTCAGAAAATTCCCCGTCAAGGAAACATTTCAGAATTAGGAGCCATGGGGTTGCGTGATCCGAGTAGATCGCGTTCAATATCAACAATAAGGTAACCAACTTAGCGGGATAATTTGCATCGAAAATTGACCCACGTATAGACCACAATCCTACTCAATATAGTGAGTGGGAGATTGGAGTGATCGACGTGGCATTATTAGGCATTATTCGACGCTGGCACCTTCGTGACCAGGTCTCCCTGAGGGAGATCGCCAGGCGCTTAGGCATCTCCAGAAACACCGTCAGACGTTATCTGCGCTCTGAAATCATAGAGCCGGCTTACAGGGATCGACGCACTCCCAGTGCTCTTGATCAGTACGCCTTCAAACTTTCATCCTGGCTTAAAACCGAAGCGACCAAATCTCGAAAGCAGCGCCGCAGCTTGAAACAGATCCATGCAGATCTATGTGCGTTAGGCTTTGAGGGATCGTACGACCGGGTTGCCGCCTTTGCGCGACAGTGGCGCCTGGATCAGTTGGATAGGGTCAATTCTGCAAGCAAAGGAACAGTGGACGATTTGCGCGTATCATCAGTATTGACAGGCCTGCCCGGCGCATGTTTGTTACGTGCCTAGAGTTCACCGGCACGGGCACGGAACCGGCATACTCTCTGCCTTTCTCGACCCAGGAGCAGTCGCATATGTCACCCTTCTTAACGCCACCCACCGATAGTCGACGTAAATTTCTGGCGATATTTGGACTAACGTTGATCATTACGGCAATGGTCGGTTTTATCACGACCACGAGCACTCTCTTGGATAGGAAGGCGTCCTATACCGAGAAAATCATGGTGGAAGAAGCGGTCGACGGATACGAATCAACTACTATAGGTGCCAAGCGGTTAAAACTGCATCGGCAAATGTTGGACGCTGTGAACAAAGACCTAGGAGCGACCTGGTTTGCCGCAGTCGCCGTCCTAGGTATTGGCGTTGCATTAAGCGTGCGCGGCTTCCGAGGGTGGAAGATGGAGATAGAAGTCCGCGAGGACCGTTTCGCGGCGCTTCAGGAAGCGAAACTCAAGGCGGAGCTGCGCAAGTTTGAACTAGAGATTGTTGCACTGGAGGCTGTGCAGCGCCCGAGCGATCTGAGCTAATAATTCGTTACCGAAGCGCACGGCTTCCGAAGCTGTGCTCCCCGCCCCAAAGCACAGTTCGACGGCTTGGGGTCGGATGCTGCCGGTCAAGCGGCACATTCGAGTCAGATCAAATCACGATTCATACAAATAATGGATAGCTGCCATCGTCCGTCGCCGCCTTCGCGCGGAAATCGGCAATCATCGACCTGCGCTCTACAAACTGCTTTGCCTTGCATGCAGCGTCGCCGGCGGCATCTACTGCGCTCTTTGCCAGCTAAAACATCACTCTGGAACGCCTCGTTCTTGCGACATACTTTGTCGTACGTTTCCTGCAGCTGGCCGAACGATCGATTAGCACAACATGTCAGCGCGCCTGCAGGATCTCGGACAACCGATCCGGAGTTCCGGGCACACGTTCCAGTACCGGAAAACGTTCGCCGTCGTGATAGTCCAATCGCAGCGGTGCTGCGGCCCGCAACGAAACTTCGATGGCGGCGATGCTGGTTTTCGCATCCCGTATCGCTTCCTGCATAACGTCGTTGCTGTACGGCTGCCCATTGACCGCGGTGATCGACATACCAGGCACGAAGCCCGCCTTGGCACCAGCGCTATCAGGAAGGACGTCGCCAACCACACCGGCGCCGCTGATATTCAAACCGATCGAATATTCAAATGCCTTGCTGCCGTTAGACTTGGACCAGTCGCTGGGCCGGTCTCGGTACACCAGCCGGTAGCCGCTGCCGGTGATTCCACCCATCGGACCATCGCCGCTGTGCGAATGTAGGCGCTCGTTGAGAAAGCTCGCCCAGTCGTTCGGCACCACACTGTTCAGCGCGGCGACCAATTGGGTGAACGAGTAAGGCTTCACTTGCGCGCCAAGATTGTCGCCACCGTTGAACATCGC
The sequence above is a segment of the Collimonas sp. PA-H2 genome. Coding sequences within it:
- a CDS encoding cytolethal distending toxin subunit B family protein, whose protein sequence is MRTKILPALIIFLIIYLPNTAFAGLEDYRTATWNLQGASAATESKWNVNIRQMVSGDGEVDVLAIQEAGAVPSTAVLTNRVIPSPPGTTIPIREYEWNLGTRGRPNIRYIYFAENDLGAHRVNTAVVTRRRADNIVALANPSQPQGGRPLLGIGFNRTPVGGRDYFFTLHAFATGGGDAAPSINAIHNHFTQQDPRDQWLVMGDYNVDPDILTTRINRYPLVVPDITIVRQPSATHAGGHNLDYAVAGQNLSAGSLATLLAAVMFVAQLHGQLASDHTPVRFSKR
- a CDS encoding response regulator transcription factor; its protein translation is MITFPIEVDMYIAIISHDPLLVLGLSTLIEKNFPVCEIIRETSIQETLKQWGEKDRSLATLTESHLLLIEQPNLESLIAYQTGGQTDAIPATIVFGVDNQKTIDLCRRHNVNDFVFKNDHARRMVETIQTLISNIPRARKCLLQKPTQPFSYLTARQKDLIDLLLQGYSNKKIAHALNLSYGTVKNYMSTLMQMMSARSRLEMAMKLRENGYQIRDVVITKSD